In Natrononativus amylolyticus, a single window of DNA contains:
- a CDS encoding glycosyltransferase family 4 protein: MSVPTAATETRAAEMRVLQLVNTPRSFFEKQVDVLERLGVECTTLTVPGVHSPEETRSPVDYAKYYPQVLNHLRGDYDLVHAHYGLMGPFAIAQPAVPTVLTLWGSDLMMDHPFVPRLSRLSARLSDAVIVPSRVMGEALSTPHHLVPWGIDTELFRPIDRDRAREHVGWVTDEPIALFPYKAGREVKNYPLAERVVDAADAEVDLRTLNDVPYEDVPYYMNAADLVLVTSRRESGPMVVKEAAACNVPVVSTDVGFVRETIEDVSHSYVCTSVDELVAGLEAVVRDRPRSDGRERVDGLSLESSGEHVRAVYRNVLAGE, from the coding sequence ATGAGCGTCCCGACCGCCGCGACGGAGACCCGCGCCGCCGAGATGCGGGTGCTTCAGCTGGTCAACACGCCGCGGTCGTTCTTCGAGAAGCAGGTCGACGTCCTCGAGCGCCTCGGTGTCGAGTGTACCACGCTGACGGTTCCGGGGGTCCACTCGCCCGAGGAGACGCGCTCGCCGGTCGACTACGCGAAGTACTACCCGCAGGTGCTCAACCACCTCCGGGGCGACTACGACCTGGTTCACGCCCACTACGGGCTGATGGGACCGTTCGCGATCGCGCAACCCGCGGTTCCGACCGTCTTGACGCTGTGGGGCTCCGATCTGATGATGGATCACCCGTTCGTCCCGCGGCTCAGCCGCCTCTCCGCCCGATTGAGCGACGCCGTCATCGTCCCCTCGCGGGTGATGGGCGAGGCGCTGTCGACGCCACACCACCTCGTTCCGTGGGGGATCGACACCGAGCTGTTCCGGCCGATCGACCGCGACCGCGCCCGCGAACACGTCGGCTGGGTCACCGACGAACCGATCGCGCTGTTTCCCTACAAGGCCGGCCGGGAGGTGAAGAACTACCCGCTCGCCGAACGCGTCGTCGACGCCGCCGACGCGGAGGTCGACCTGCGGACGCTGAACGACGTCCCCTACGAGGACGTCCCCTACTACATGAACGCCGCCGACCTCGTGCTCGTCACCTCCAGACGCGAGAGCGGGCCGATGGTCGTCAAGGAGGCCGCCGCCTGCAACGTCCCCGTCGTCTCGACGGACGTCGGGTTCGTCCGCGAGACGATCGAGGACGTCTCGCACTCGTACGTCTGTACCTCAGTCGACGAACTGGTGGCGGGCCTCGAGGCCGTCGTCCGCGACCGACCCCGGTCGGACGGACGCGAGCGCGTCGACGGGCTGAGCCTCGAGAGTTCGGGCGAGCACGTGCGAGCCGTGTACCGGAACGTTCTCGCGGGCGAGTAA
- a CDS encoding DUF354 domain-containing protein, with the protein MKLIVTIQHPGHVHFYKHAIRELESEGHEVHVVARDKEIAVDLLERYGIDHTVLAGESGTLAELAVVQATYEWRLLQYARRIDPDVITGIGGVAAAHVAKLTDARSVVFTDTEHATLINTITHPIADVVCTPTCYTKRIGSQQVTYPSYHELAYLHPDRFTPDPGVFDSMDVGPEDTIAVVRLNGWDSSHDIGATGLDDVSAVVRRLEDAGAEVLITSEIPLPDELERCRATVPPDEIHHLLAYTDLFLGEGATMASECANLGTPAVYVNSLTMGYTDELEEEYGLLYNFPEEGGQAAALEQAVEILEAPDGGPWEERHERLLADKVDTTNVILELLEDVAGARKPPAVITGERTAPAPQL; encoded by the coding sequence ATGAAACTGATCGTCACGATCCAGCACCCCGGTCACGTCCACTTCTACAAGCACGCGATCAGGGAACTCGAGTCAGAGGGCCACGAGGTCCACGTCGTCGCCCGCGACAAGGAGATCGCCGTCGACTTACTCGAGCGCTACGGCATCGATCACACCGTGCTGGCGGGCGAGAGCGGCACGCTCGCCGAGCTGGCGGTCGTCCAGGCGACCTACGAGTGGCGGCTGCTCCAGTACGCCCGCCGGATCGATCCGGACGTCATCACCGGCATCGGCGGCGTCGCCGCCGCCCACGTCGCGAAGCTCACGGACGCGAGGAGCGTCGTCTTCACCGACACCGAGCACGCGACGCTCATCAATACGATCACGCACCCGATCGCCGACGTCGTCTGCACGCCGACGTGTTACACCAAGCGGATCGGCAGCCAGCAGGTGACCTACCCCAGCTACCACGAACTCGCCTACCTCCACCCCGACCGGTTCACCCCCGACCCGGGCGTGTTCGACTCGATGGACGTCGGTCCCGAGGACACCATCGCCGTCGTCCGCCTGAACGGCTGGGACTCCTCGCACGACATCGGAGCGACCGGCCTCGACGACGTGAGCGCGGTCGTCCGCCGGCTCGAGGACGCCGGTGCGGAGGTGCTCATCACCTCCGAGATCCCGCTGCCCGACGAACTCGAGCGCTGCCGGGCGACGGTGCCGCCCGACGAGATCCACCACCTCCTCGCCTACACGGACCTGTTCCTCGGCGAGGGCGCGACGATGGCCTCCGAGTGTGCGAACCTCGGCACCCCCGCGGTGTACGTCAACAGCCTGACGATGGGGTACACGGACGAACTCGAGGAGGAGTACGGGCTGCTGTACAACTTCCCCGAGGAGGGCGGGCAGGCCGCCGCCCTCGAGCAGGCGGTCGAGATCCTCGAGGCGCCCGACGGCGGCCCGTGGGAGGAGCGCCACGAGCGGCTGCTCGCCGACAAGGTGGACACGACGAACGTGATCCTCGAACTGCTCGAGGACGTCGCCGGCGCCCGGAAACCACCCGCCGTCATCACCGGTGAGCGGACGGCACCCGCCCCACAGCTATGA
- a CDS encoding glycosyltransferase family 2 protein, giving the protein MYEGHTVAVVVPAYNEEGFVGDVIESVPDYIDRIYVVDDASSDDTWAEIKATARRVNERYRNEGDSLYTDGGGATSQERVTSSFEGQSDGGAPALSADDQSGGDRVVPIQHGQNRGVGGAIKTGYTRALEDGIDIATVMAGDDQMDATYLPDLLDPIVAGKADYAKGNRLLYPDHRESMSSWRLFGNSLLSFLTKIASGYWKTMDPQNGYTAISRRALETVDIDALYDRYGFANELLVHLNVHDLRVADVAIPAVYGDETSHIRYRSFVPTLSKLLLSSFLWRLRRKYLLMNFHPLALLYVHGAAFAGVGALLAGATLVAALLGSASTTLGVSAVLGLAIGTYALIQAMIYDMRESEDLEVRVQ; this is encoded by the coding sequence ATGTACGAGGGACACACCGTCGCCGTCGTCGTTCCGGCGTACAACGAGGAAGGGTTCGTCGGCGACGTGATCGAGTCGGTTCCGGACTACATCGACCGCATCTACGTCGTCGACGACGCCTCGAGCGACGATACCTGGGCGGAGATCAAAGCGACCGCCCGGCGGGTCAACGAGCGGTACCGCAACGAGGGCGACTCGCTGTACACTGACGGCGGGGGTGCCACCTCACAGGAGCGCGTTACGTCGTCGTTCGAGGGACAGTCCGACGGCGGCGCCCCCGCGCTATCGGCGGACGACCAGTCCGGCGGCGACCGCGTCGTTCCGATCCAGCACGGGCAGAACCGCGGCGTCGGCGGTGCGATCAAGACCGGCTACACGCGCGCGCTCGAAGACGGCATCGACATCGCGACGGTGATGGCCGGCGACGACCAGATGGACGCGACGTACCTGCCCGACCTGCTCGATCCGATCGTGGCCGGGAAGGCCGACTACGCGAAGGGCAACCGGCTGCTGTACCCGGATCACCGCGAGTCGATGTCCTCCTGGCGGCTGTTCGGCAACTCCCTGCTGTCGTTCCTGACCAAGATCGCCAGCGGCTACTGGAAGACGATGGACCCTCAGAACGGCTACACGGCGATCTCGCGGCGGGCGCTCGAGACGGTCGACATCGACGCCCTCTACGACAGGTACGGCTTTGCGAACGAGCTGCTGGTCCACCTGAACGTCCACGACCTGCGGGTGGCCGACGTCGCTATCCCGGCCGTCTACGGCGACGAGACGAGCCACATCAGGTACCGCTCGTTCGTGCCGACGCTCTCGAAGCTGCTGCTCTCGAGTTTCCTCTGGCGGCTCCGCCGGAAGTACCTCCTGATGAACTTCCACCCGCTGGCGCTGCTGTACGTCCACGGCGCGGCCTTTGCCGGCGTCGGCGCGCTGTTGGCCGGCGCGACGCTCGTCGCCGCCCTGCTCGGAAGCGCCTCGACGACGCTCGGCGTCTCCGCGGTGCTCGGACTGGCGATCGGGACCTACGCGCTGATCCAGGCGATGATCTACGACATGCGCGAGAGCGAGGACCTCGAGGTGCGCGTCCAATGA
- a CDS encoding glycosyltransferase family 39 protein: MVGSWVSHKLQNRRYDVDVAVLGLIAAMLLFPMRFFVSQILIELVPIVVGTGCLLYLLAARSERRTANALPALPATVVRVAPSVVMLGVGILAVMATLMGGRNVVFYDVAAILASLVLAQILFAHEEDLTPGIILTQIVALAAVIRLAAVFTTTTYFGVDVWTHMIQFVGGIHEAESLGAIAGDKHFAAPFFHLLVVGATHVLDLSPRMALFMTIGLVMPFSAVLVYMAARLLVPTRWALFAAGLYSISDHAIQWGIHVIPTSMGIVFFLAFLYVLLRVLHSDYKTRDFFLLILLSVAVILTHQVSSFIMLVLLGAGLAGKLLLSTGLFTVPSTRSTRGSNIPDSVNLSGLLVFNLGFITFMWSLTPYQGSNFLTTILDWFGDSIASSGLFQLQSTRETEDGEIEAVEETATMAGEFATYIDELGFLLLLLLALVGCLYLLQRQRASHSAFTMLTAISIMLVFVLGLPLFGIVNFIPGRWFAFLYALLAITGAIGVRFLAREGNPTLVVVVLVVFLLAFPSIMMLSGNGAIDNPPFPGEQERLGYTEQELDAADSIALMTGSPSAADLRNDQLIRTDQPYQTMIERGMSYPTEAATINQSEPVTHDLTLYRGHQSDGATYFSDRDHPVNMDIPEERICRADQSTLYDNGDVRLCQAMGPGDSPPS; encoded by the coding sequence ATGGTGGGTAGCTGGGTGAGCCACAAGCTCCAGAACCGGCGCTACGACGTCGACGTGGCCGTCCTCGGGCTGATCGCAGCGATGTTGCTGTTCCCGATGCGGTTTTTCGTCAGTCAGATTCTGATCGAGCTCGTGCCGATCGTCGTCGGCACCGGCTGTCTGCTCTACCTGCTCGCCGCTCGCAGCGAGCGTCGAACCGCGAACGCGCTTCCCGCGCTCCCCGCGACCGTCGTCCGGGTCGCGCCGAGCGTCGTCATGCTCGGCGTCGGGATCCTCGCGGTGATGGCGACGCTGATGGGCGGGCGAAACGTGGTCTTCTACGACGTCGCCGCGATCCTCGCGTCGCTGGTGCTGGCCCAGATCCTGTTCGCCCACGAAGAGGACCTCACGCCGGGGATCATCCTGACCCAGATCGTCGCGCTCGCGGCCGTCATCCGGCTCGCGGCGGTCTTTACGACGACGACGTACTTCGGCGTCGACGTCTGGACGCACATGATCCAGTTCGTCGGCGGTATCCACGAGGCCGAGTCGCTCGGAGCGATCGCCGGCGACAAACACTTCGCCGCCCCGTTCTTCCACCTGCTCGTCGTCGGGGCGACGCACGTCCTGGATCTGTCGCCGCGGATGGCGCTGTTCATGACGATCGGGCTGGTGATGCCGTTTTCGGCGGTGCTCGTCTACATGGCCGCGCGGCTCCTCGTCCCGACGCGGTGGGCGCTGTTCGCCGCCGGCCTCTACAGTATCTCCGACCACGCAATTCAGTGGGGTATCCACGTCATTCCGACCAGCATGGGGATCGTGTTCTTCCTCGCGTTCCTCTACGTGCTCCTGCGGGTGCTACACTCTGACTACAAGACGCGGGACTTCTTCTTGCTCATCCTGCTGTCGGTGGCAGTGATCCTCACCCACCAGGTCTCGTCGTTCATCATGCTCGTGTTGCTCGGGGCGGGACTGGCCGGGAAGCTCCTGCTCTCGACGGGGCTGTTCACCGTCCCCTCGACGCGGTCGACGAGGGGGTCGAACATCCCCGACAGCGTCAACCTCTCGGGACTGCTGGTGTTCAACCTCGGCTTCATCACGTTCATGTGGTCGCTGACCCCCTACCAGGGGTCGAACTTCCTGACGACGATCCTGGACTGGTTCGGCGACTCGATCGCCAGTTCCGGACTCTTCCAGCTCCAGAGTACGCGGGAGACCGAAGACGGCGAGATCGAGGCCGTCGAGGAGACGGCGACGATGGCCGGCGAGTTCGCGACCTACATCGACGAACTCGGCTTCCTGCTGTTGCTGTTGCTGGCGCTCGTGGGTTGTCTGTACCTCCTGCAGCGCCAGCGGGCCAGCCACTCCGCGTTCACGATGCTAACGGCGATCTCGATCATGCTCGTGTTCGTGCTCGGACTGCCGCTGTTCGGGATCGTGAACTTCATCCCCGGTCGGTGGTTCGCCTTCCTCTACGCGCTGCTGGCGATCACGGGCGCGATCGGCGTCCGGTTCCTCGCTCGAGAGGGGAACCCGACCCTGGTGGTCGTCGTCCTCGTGGTCTTCCTGCTCGCATTCCCGTCGATCATGATGCTGTCCGGAAACGGAGCGATCGACAACCCGCCGTTCCCCGGCGAGCAGGAGCGACTCGGCTACACCGAACAGGAACTCGACGCCGCCGACAGCATCGCGCTCATGACCGGCTCGCCGTCGGCCGCTGACCTACGAAACGACCAGCTGATACGGACCGACCAGCCCTACCAGACGATGATCGAGCGAGGAATGTCGTACCCGACCGAGGCGGCGACGATAAACCAGAGTGAGCCGGTGACACACGACCTCACCCTGTATCGCGGCCACCAGTCCGACGGAGCGACGTACTTCTCCGACCGGGACCACCCGGTGAACATGGACATCCCGGAGGAGCGCATCTGCCGGGCCGATCAGAGCACGCTCTACGACAACGGGGACGTCCGGCTCTGTCAGGCGATGGGGCCGGGCGACAGCCCGCCCTCCTGA
- a CDS encoding DUF354 domain-containing protein: MRVIVTVECADHVRFFRHAIRTLEADDHDVCVFARERPAVLEALERFEIPHVGLGGTGDRLGEPARSQLEYETRLLKHARRLEPDVLSAVNASAVAHVASLVGARSVVFSDTDRTTLLGRLTRPLVDTVCVPRRVETESTAGVIRHRSYHELAYLHPNRFTPDRSLRADLTPDAEPGDRLVLTTLASWEDDEPSKTLEFVERLEREGATVLIAAETPLPEPLERRRRSLDAHRVHDALACADLVVTERSTTAVESAVLGTPTVYVSDCERRATHQLEDEFELVFNVRGRNARAEAFATAVTALEEPPSTWQRRRERLLSETCDMTTVIVNAIAGASQPPSTDAEPIPDATHPR; encoded by the coding sequence GTGAGAGTCATCGTCACCGTCGAGTGCGCAGACCACGTTCGGTTTTTCAGACACGCGATCCGGACGCTCGAGGCCGACGATCACGACGTGTGCGTCTTCGCGCGGGAGCGCCCCGCGGTCCTGGAGGCGCTCGAGCGGTTCGAGATTCCCCACGTCGGCCTGGGAGGGACGGGCGACCGTCTCGGCGAGCCGGCGCGCAGCCAGCTCGAGTACGAGACGCGGCTGTTGAAACACGCCCGCCGCCTCGAGCCCGACGTGCTCAGCGCCGTAAACGCCAGCGCAGTCGCCCACGTCGCGTCGCTCGTCGGCGCTCGAAGCGTCGTGTTCAGCGACACCGACCGGACGACGCTCCTCGGCCGGCTCACCCGACCGCTCGTGGACACCGTCTGTGTCCCTCGCCGCGTCGAGACGGAGTCGACGGCGGGCGTGATCCGCCACCGGAGCTACCACGAGCTGGCGTACCTCCACCCGAACCGGTTCACGCCCGATCGAAGCCTCCGGGCGGACCTCACGCCGGACGCCGAACCCGGCGACCGGCTCGTGCTCACGACGCTCGCCTCCTGGGAGGACGACGAGCCCTCGAAAACCCTCGAGTTCGTCGAGCGACTCGAGCGCGAGGGCGCGACGGTGCTGATCGCCGCCGAGACGCCGCTTCCGGAGCCGCTCGAGCGGCGGCGACGCTCCCTCGACGCCCACCGCGTACACGACGCCCTCGCCTGCGCCGACCTCGTCGTGACCGAGCGGTCGACGACCGCGGTCGAGAGCGCCGTTCTCGGCACGCCGACGGTGTACGTCAGCGACTGCGAGCGACGAGCCACCCACCAACTCGAGGACGAGTTCGAACTGGTGTTCAACGTCCGGGGGCGAAACGCGCGAGCGGAGGCGTTCGCGACCGCCGTGACCGCACTCGAGGAGCCGCCGTCGACGTGGCAGCGCCGCCGGGAGCGGCTCTTATCGGAGACCTGTGACATGACGACCGTCATCGTCAACGCCATTGCCGGGGCCAGCCAGCCACCGAGTACAGACGCAGAACCGATTCCAGATGCAACCCACCCGAGGTAA
- a CDS encoding acyltransferase: MTYSTGENAAIDDGATVGYGYDHFGEPARLGDDATVRAGTIVYADVTIGDGFTTGHNALVREATRMGDDVLVGTGSVIDGTTEIGSNVSIQSGVYVPTDTTVGSNVFFGPHAVLTNDPYPVRQDVDLEGPTIEDGVSVGANATILPGVTVGESAFVAAGAVVTEDVPPETLVVGAPGEHLPLPETLQAQNQI; encoded by the coding sequence ATGACCTACAGCACCGGAGAGAACGCGGCGATCGACGACGGCGCGACCGTCGGCTACGGCTACGATCACTTCGGCGAGCCCGCCCGCCTCGGCGACGACGCGACGGTTCGTGCGGGTACCATCGTCTACGCGGACGTCACGATCGGCGACGGCTTCACGACCGGGCACAACGCCCTCGTTCGCGAGGCGACGCGGATGGGCGACGACGTCCTCGTCGGCACCGGTAGCGTCATCGACGGGACGACCGAAATCGGATCGAACGTCTCCATCCAGTCCGGCGTCTACGTCCCGACGGACACGACGGTCGGCTCGAACGTCTTCTTCGGCCCCCACGCCGTCCTGACCAACGACCCCTACCCCGTGCGCCAGGACGTCGATCTCGAGGGCCCCACGATCGAAGACGGCGTCTCCGTCGGCGCGAACGCGACGATCCTCCCCGGCGTCACCGTCGGCGAGAGCGCGTTCGTCGCCGCCGGCGCCGTCGTCACCGAGGACGTCCCCCCGGAGACGCTCGTCGTCGGCGCGCCGGGAGAGCACCTGCCACTGCCCGAGACCCTCCAGGCACAGAACCAGATATGA
- a CDS encoding Gfo/Idh/MocA family protein, giving the protein MSDDPLRAGVIGTGSMGQNHVRVYRELSDVELVGIHDVDEERAREVARERETAALSKAELLEAADVVSIAVPTQFHYETARECLEAGVHVLVEKPFVEDPEQGQKLIDLARLKGVQIQVGHVERYNPAVQTVAEFVDDLDVIAIEAERLGPPPGRHIDDSAVMDLMIHDLDVVSGLIDSHVTELQGTATDDGCYANATLRFDDGTVGRLTASRVTQRKVRTLSINARECRVEIDYIDQSVEVHRHSMPEFIEENGNVRYRHENLVERLTVQNSEPLREEIADFVEAIREDRPPRVTGEDGLRALRLAQAIEVTMTGDSATPAEESLEAEPLEADVVGGIDH; this is encoded by the coding sequence ATGAGCGACGACCCGCTCAGAGCCGGCGTCATCGGCACCGGGTCGATGGGACAGAACCACGTCCGGGTCTACCGGGAGCTCTCCGACGTCGAACTCGTCGGCATCCACGACGTCGACGAGGAGCGCGCCCGCGAGGTCGCCCGCGAGCGGGAGACGGCGGCGCTCTCGAAGGCGGAGTTACTCGAGGCCGCCGACGTCGTCTCGATCGCCGTCCCGACCCAGTTCCACTACGAAACCGCCCGCGAGTGTCTCGAAGCCGGCGTTCACGTCCTCGTCGAGAAGCCGTTCGTCGAGGATCCGGAGCAGGGCCAGAAACTGATCGACCTCGCCCGGCTGAAGGGCGTCCAGATTCAGGTCGGTCACGTCGAGCGGTACAACCCGGCCGTCCAGACCGTCGCGGAGTTCGTCGACGACCTGGACGTGATCGCCATCGAGGCCGAGCGCCTCGGCCCGCCGCCGGGACGACACATCGACGACTCGGCGGTGATGGACCTGATGATCCACGACCTGGACGTCGTCTCGGGGCTGATCGACAGTCACGTGACCGAACTCCAGGGAACCGCGACCGACGACGGCTGCTACGCGAACGCGACGCTGCGCTTCGACGATGGCACCGTCGGACGGCTCACGGCGAGTCGCGTCACCCAGCGCAAGGTCCGGACGCTCTCGATCAACGCCCGCGAGTGCCGAGTCGAGATCGACTACATCGACCAGTCGGTCGAGGTCCACCGCCACTCGATGCCGGAGTTCATCGAGGAGAACGGCAACGTCAGGTACCGACACGAGAACCTGGTCGAGCGGTTGACCGTCCAGAACAGCGAACCCCTCAGAGAGGAAATCGCCGACTTCGTCGAGGCGATCCGCGAGGACCGCCCGCCACGGGTGACCGGCGAAGACGGACTCCGGGCGCTGCGACTGGCCCAGGCGATCGAGGTCACGATGACCGGCGACTCGGCGACGCCCGCCGAGGAGTCCCTCGAGGCAGAGCCGCTCGAGGCCGACGTCGTCGGCGGGATCGACCACTGA
- a CDS encoding DegT/DnrJ/EryC1/StrS family aminotransferase, whose amino-acid sequence MNSIPIADPTVSDRARERVDELIGSGALAAGGEVDAFEGEFADYCGTEFGVATSNGTTALHAALVALGVGEGDAVVTSPFSFVASANAIRLAGATPVFADVDPETFALAPEQVRTVVRSREDVAAIMPVHLYGLAANMPALAEIAADHDLAILEDACQAHGAAIDGQRVGSFGDAACFSFYPTKNMTTGEGGMITTDREDVMRRARRYTNHGRRVDGESYAYEHADVGHNFRMTDIAAAIGRAQLERLPAFNEARRENAAALDERLSDAPVETPVVPEGYRHVYHQYTIKTDDRDRLVSHLDDRGIGTGVYYPTTIPDQPAYDGFDPEIPVARDLAERAVSLPVHPGVDADDVDRIADAVAGFTEVSVR is encoded by the coding sequence ATGAACTCGATCCCGATCGCCGATCCGACCGTGAGCGACCGCGCACGCGAGCGCGTCGACGAACTCATCGGCTCCGGTGCGCTCGCCGCCGGTGGAGAAGTCGACGCCTTCGAGGGCGAGTTCGCCGACTACTGCGGGACGGAGTTCGGCGTGGCGACCTCGAACGGGACGACGGCGCTGCACGCCGCGCTGGTCGCGCTGGGCGTCGGCGAGGGCGACGCGGTGGTCACCTCGCCGTTCTCGTTCGTCGCCAGCGCCAACGCGATCCGTCTGGCCGGCGCCACCCCCGTCTTCGCCGACGTCGACCCCGAGACGTTCGCGCTCGCCCCGGAGCAGGTTCGAACCGTCGTCCGCTCCCGCGAGGACGTCGCGGCGATCATGCCCGTCCACCTCTACGGACTCGCCGCAAACATGCCCGCACTCGCCGAGATCGCCGCCGACCACGACCTCGCGATCCTCGAGGACGCCTGCCAGGCCCACGGGGCCGCAATCGACGGCCAGCGAGTCGGCAGCTTCGGCGACGCCGCCTGCTTCTCGTTTTACCCCACCAAAAACATGACCACCGGCGAAGGCGGCATGATCACCACCGACCGCGAGGACGTGATGCGCCGGGCTCGCCGGTACACCAACCACGGCCGGCGCGTCGACGGCGAGTCCTACGCCTACGAGCACGCCGACGTCGGCCACAACTTCCGGATGACGGACATCGCCGCCGCGATCGGCCGGGCCCAGCTCGAGCGCCTGCCCGCGTTCAACGAGGCCCGCCGCGAGAACGCGGCCGCACTCGACGAGCGCCTGTCCGATGCGCCCGTAGAGACGCCGGTCGTGCCGGAGGGGTACCGCCACGTCTACCACCAGTATACGATCAAAACCGACGACCGCGACCGGCTGGTGTCGCACCTCGACGATCGCGGGATCGGAACGGGCGTCTACTACCCGACGACGATCCCGGACCAGCCGGCCTACGACGGGTTCGATCCGGAGATCCCCGTCGCGCGCGACCTCGCCGAGCGCGCGGTCTCGCTGCCGGTGCACCCCGGCGTCGACGCAGACGACGTCGACCGGATCGCGGACGCGGTCGCGGGGTTCACGGAGGTGAGCGTCCGATGA